The following coding sequences lie in one Coxiella endosymbiont of Amblyomma americanum genomic window:
- the der gene encoding ribosome biogenesis GTPase Der encodes MLPVIAIIGRPNVGKSTLFNYLTKSRKAIVTDIPGVTRDRQFGTVMIGSQRILVIDTGGLVYSKKSTVESLSEIQAKQAIKESSHILFVVDAKTGLTTSDEMIANQLHKKNRKVFLVINKIDANRLKSVKNEFYRLGFHEFYVISAKRGSGINALINKISNELMLLKQNSVEKVQSTIKMAIIGQQNVGKSTLINQLLGKERVIACNQPGTTRDSIYIPYIRESKNYTLIDTAGIRRKVKICDLVEKLSVIKSIQTMHVADVVIFMLDANNSVCTQDLRLLNLIIKIGTPMVIAINKWDCLENNKRETVQKDINQKISFVDFACVHFISALKGKGIRQLFQTIDKIYQSVWQKLTSNQLTKALETAVLEHAPPLVKGNRRVRLQYAHLGNRHPLTIVIHGKNIKFLSQPYFRYLSNFFRKTFNFIGMPIHIKLKSAVSRSTSTFNFG; translated from the coding sequence ATGCTTCCAGTTATTGCTATTATTGGTAGACCCAACGTTGGTAAATCGACATTGTTTAATTATTTAACAAAAAGCCGAAAAGCAATAGTAACTGATATTCCTGGAGTTACAAGAGATCGTCAGTTCGGAACAGTAATGATCGGATCTCAACGCATTTTGGTAATAGACACAGGTGGTTTAGTATATTCAAAAAAATCTACTGTGGAATCTCTCTCAGAGATTCAGGCAAAACAAGCAATTAAAGAATCAAGCCATATTTTGTTCGTAGTGGATGCAAAAACAGGTCTGACTACTTCTGATGAGATGATCGCTAATCAATTGCATAAAAAAAATAGAAAAGTTTTTCTTGTAATTAATAAAATAGATGCAAATAGACTAAAATCAGTGAAAAACGAATTTTATCGATTAGGTTTTCATGAATTTTACGTGATTTCAGCGAAACGAGGCAGTGGAATTAATGCATTGATAAATAAAATTTCTAATGAATTGATGTTACTGAAACAAAACAGTGTAGAAAAAGTACAGTCGACAATTAAAATGGCAATAATAGGTCAACAAAATGTGGGAAAATCTACTCTTATTAATCAGTTACTAGGTAAAGAACGTGTTATTGCCTGCAATCAACCAGGAACAACCAGAGATAGCATTTACATTCCTTATATTCGCGAAAGCAAAAATTACACATTAATTGATACAGCGGGTATTCGAAGAAAGGTAAAAATTTGCGATTTAGTAGAGAAATTATCGGTTATTAAATCAATACAAACAATGCATGTTGCTGATGTCGTAATCTTTATGTTAGATGCCAATAACAGTGTATGTACACAAGATTTACGATTATTAAATTTGATCATTAAAATTGGTACACCTATGGTTATAGCTATTAACAAATGGGATTGTCTAGAGAATAATAAGCGTGAAACAGTACAAAAAGATATTAATCAAAAAATATCCTTCGTAGATTTTGCTTGTGTTCATTTTATTTCTGCATTAAAAGGAAAAGGAATAAGACAATTATTTCAAACAATTGATAAAATCTATCAGTCAGTTTGGCAAAAACTGACCTCTAATCAATTAACAAAAGCTTTAGAAACAGCGGTTTTGGAACACGCACCACCGTTAGTAAAAGGAAACCGACGAGTACGTTTACAGTATGCACATCTCGGTAATCGACATCCGTTAACTATTGTCATCCATGGTAAGAATATAAAATTTCTTTCTCAACCGTATTTTCGCTATCTTTCCAATTTTTTTCGAAAAACATTTAATTTTATTGGAATGCCAATTCATATAAAATTAAAATCGGCTGTCTCGAGAAGTACGTCTACATTTAATTTTGGATAA
- the tsaB gene encoding tRNA (adenosine(37)-N6)-threonylcarbamoyltransferase complex dimerization subunit type 1 TsaB has protein sequence MTKLLALETATVACSVALWIDGDITQRFEIAPQRHSDILLNLVDTLLNNVQITLQDLDAIAFGSGPGSFIGVRIATGIAQGIAYAMDLPIIPVSTLQALAQAAYQQINNESIVSGWDARMNSIYWGVYKVDSEKIMQTIISDHVDYPIDIRFPKGKWAYVGNAWSIYQSILPMHCQPIKKDIYPNAASVAIIAHQKFNKGDILSPEEVVEPTYIRERIVNFL, from the coding sequence ATGACCAAACTATTAGCTTTAGAAACCGCAACCGTTGCTTGCTCGGTTGCTCTTTGGATAGATGGAGATATTACTCAGCGGTTTGAAATCGCTCCACAAAGACACTCAGATATTCTTTTAAACTTAGTTGATACATTACTGAATAATGTTCAAATAACCTTACAGGATCTTGATGCCATTGCTTTTGGATCTGGTCCAGGGAGTTTTATAGGTGTACGTATTGCCACTGGAATTGCACAAGGAATCGCCTATGCAATGGACCTCCCGATAATTCCGGTTTCAACATTACAAGCGTTAGCTCAAGCAGCTTATCAACAAATAAATAATGAGAGCATAGTTTCTGGATGGGATGCCCGTATGAATTCTATTTACTGGGGGGTGTATAAAGTGGACTCAGAAAAAATTATGCAGACGATCATTAGTGACCATGTAGATTATCCGATAGATATTCGATTTCCAAAAGGAAAATGGGCGTATGTTGGAAACGCGTGGTCCATATATCAATCCATTCTACCGATGCATTGTCAGCCTATAAAAAAAGATATCTATCCTAATGCTGCTTCGGTAGCAATAATTGCTCATCAGAAATTCAATAAAGGTGATATTTTATCGCCAGAAGAAGTAGTGGAGCCTACTTATATTCGTGAGAGAATAGTTAATTTCTTATAG